One Klebsiella electrica genomic window, AGAGCGATCGACGAAGCTGGCAACTTTGCCCATGTTAATTAAATTCATTTGTAGAAACAGGGCAACGGGCACCGCCGTACCCACCGCATAAATAGCGATGTTATTCAGCGCATTCAGCCAAACCGCTGCGCTTTGCAGCTCCTGAGCATCGATAATGGTATTGCTATCGCGAATGCTCGCCAGCACCGGCGCAATATCGTCGTCATCGCCGCCTTCCGAGCGGGCAGCCCCCTGCTCAACCGCCAGTGCCGTTCTGAAATCTGAGAAACCTTTAAATCCAAACGCCCGACAAAAACGGGTGATACTGCCCTCGCTGGTATCAACAGAGTCGGCCAGTTCTGAAATCGTATGCCGCATCACAAAATCAGGATTTTCCGCAATAAAACGGCCCACTTTCTCCAGTATCGGGCTGAGTTCTGAAGACCCATTCCGTATGTTTATCAACAGGTTGTTATCTATCTGGCTCATTTTTTGCCTTTCTTGCTCAAAATGCAAACACAGTCACATCTTTCGTTTCGCACTAAAGATAATAATTATTATCTCACACAAACAAATAAAAATAATTATTTTTACAAACAGGAGAACATCTCATGAAAGGTCTCATCGTCTGTCGCACCGGTATGGGTAGTTCCTTAATGCTCAAAATAAAAGCACAAAAAATCATCGATAAACACGGCTGGGATATCGAACTGGAACACGACGTTCTCTCAGGTTTACGAACCTGGCGAGATATTGATTTCGTGATCACGATGCGCGATCTCACCGATGAAGTCGAAGCTGCCGGGTTTAACGCTATCGGTATCACCGACCTGATGAACAGTGAAGAAATGGAATCAGCGCTTATCCGCGTAATCCAGCACAACTAACCTCTCCCGGAGGCAATATGGATTTCCTCAGATTTATTGTATTCGACATTCTGGGCGTCACCCCACTTTTAGTTGGTTTTATCGCATTAATTGGCTTATTGATCCAACGAAAGCCCATTGAAAAAGTGCTCTCCGGGACTTTCAAAACCATTGTCGGCTTTCTGGTTTTTGCCGGTGGGGCCGGGCTGGCCGTGACCTCTCTCGGCAATTTTCAGACATTATTCAGCGATGGCTTTGGTCTGAAAGGCGTTATGCCACTGGCGGAAGCGCTGACCGGGCTGGCGCAAACTAAATTCGCGATGTGCGTCTCGCTCATTATGGTGATTGGTTTTGGCTGGAACCTGTTCTTTGCCCGCGTGACCCCTTTCAAATACATCTTTCTCACCGGACAGCATAATCTCTATCTCTCGGCCCTGCTGACCGTCACCTTGAAAGCGCTCGGCTATAGCGACATGACCACCATTATTGTCGGTTCAATCCTGCTGGGGCTGGCCGCCTGTCTGTACCCGGCAATTGCCCAGCCGTGGATGAGAAAAATCACCGGTAATGATGAAATTGCGATGGGGCACTACGTGACGCTGGCCTACGCGGCATCCGGATGGATCGGTTCAAAGGTGGGCGATCCTAAGCAGTCGACCGAAAAGCTGAACCTGCCCGGCTGGCTGGGGATCTTTAAAGATTACATCGTCTCCGTATCAATCTCGGTCAGTATTTTCTATTACATTGCGGCGCTCGCCGCCGGGAAAGAAGCGGTCACGGCGGCGGCTGGCGGAATGCACTGGCTGGTTTACCCTCTGTTCCAGTCGCTCACTTTCACCGCGTCTCTGTACATCATCATTACCGGGGTACGCCTGCTGCTGTCTGAAATTGTCCCGGCCTTCCTCGGCATTTCGGAGAAATTCATTCCCAACGCCAAACCCGCCCTCGATTGTCCGGTCGTTTTCCCGTATGCGCCAACCGCCACGGTACTGGGATTTATCTCTTCATTTGTTGGCGGGCTGGTGGTGATGGGCTTTCTGGCGATCCTCGGGCAAACCGTCATTATTCCGGTGGCGATCCCCTATTTCTTTATCGGCGCCACCGCGGCGGTATTTGGTAACGCTTCGGGCGGCTGGAAAGGAGCTATCGCCGGCAGCTTCGTCACCGGGATCCTGATCGGCATCGGTCCTGCTTTGATCTACCCCATCATGGAGTCCGTCGGCCTGTCGGGAACCAGCTTCCCGGAAACCGACTTTGTCGCCCTGGGCCTGGTTGTGTACTACATCGGCAAAATGCTGCCATAAGGAGGAAACAACATGAACATTGATGAACTGAAGTCCCATGCGCTCGCCGCTCGCCGCGATATTGTCACGATGATTTATGAGTCCGGCATTGGCCATCCGGGCGGCGCCTTATCGATAATCGATATCCTCACCTGGATCTATTATCAGGAGGTTGACCTGGCGGCCTCGCCCCGCGCGCGCGTCGTTATGAGCAAAGGGCACGCCGTTGCCGCGCAGTACGCCATGCTTTACCAAAAAGGGAAAATCGATCGCAGCGAGTTCAATACCTTCCGCCAGATCAACTCGCGCCTGCAGGGACACCCCAGCATAAAATCGCTGCCAGATGTCGACGCGACGACCGGTTTGCTCGGCCAGGGGCTATCCGTCGCCTTCGGTATGGCAGCCGCTAAAAAGCGGCGCGACGAGCCTCATCGGGTATTTGCCATCATCGGCGATGGCGAAATGCACGAAGGGCAAATCTGGGAAACCTTGCAGCAGGCCGGGCATATGAAAATGGATAATCTGGTCGCGATTATCGATTACAACGGCTTCTCTTCCCACGATCCGGTCAATGAGGTGGTTAATCTCGAGCCGCTGGCGGATAAGATCCGCAG contains:
- a CDS encoding MurR/RpiR family transcriptional regulator, with the protein product MSQIDNNLLINIRNGSSELSPILEKVGRFIAENPDFVMRHTISELADSVDTSEGSITRFCRAFGFKGFSDFRTALAVEQGAARSEGGDDDDIAPVLASIRDSNTIIDAQELQSAAVWLNALNNIAIYAVGTAVPVALFLQMNLINMGKVASFVDRSYPAAIPISTDRQKTGIIVVHTEQASADMMQALTLAKQQGVKILSLTRGTFTPLARLSDWNLQAAVALQGEGESGFAEIAGAMMVADRMLRALEEQDERYAEYRKAHQKRIFSIESVANKLSQYFMS
- a CDS encoding PTS sugar transporter subunit IIB, whose product is MKGLIVCRTGMGSSLMLKIKAQKIIDKHGWDIELEHDVLSGLRTWRDIDFVITMRDLTDEVEAAGFNAIGITDLMNSEEMESALIRVIQHN
- a CDS encoding PTS ascorbate transporter subunit IIC; translated protein: MDFLRFIVFDILGVTPLLVGFIALIGLLIQRKPIEKVLSGTFKTIVGFLVFAGGAGLAVTSLGNFQTLFSDGFGLKGVMPLAEALTGLAQTKFAMCVSLIMVIGFGWNLFFARVTPFKYIFLTGQHNLYLSALLTVTLKALGYSDMTTIIVGSILLGLAACLYPAIAQPWMRKITGNDEIAMGHYVTLAYAASGWIGSKVGDPKQSTEKLNLPGWLGIFKDYIVSVSISVSIFYYIAALAAGKEAVTAAAGGMHWLVYPLFQSLTFTASLYIIITGVRLLLSEIVPAFLGISEKFIPNAKPALDCPVVFPYAPTATVLGFISSFVGGLVVMGFLAILGQTVIIPVAIPYFFIGATAAVFGNASGGWKGAIAGSFVTGILIGIGPALIYPIMESVGLSGTSFPETDFVALGLVVYYIGKMLP
- a CDS encoding transketolase, with the translated sequence MNIDELKSHALAARRDIVTMIYESGIGHPGGALSIIDILTWIYYQEVDLAASPRARVVMSKGHAVAAQYAMLYQKGKIDRSEFNTFRQINSRLQGHPSIKSLPDVDATTGLLGQGLSVAFGMAAAKKRRDEPHRVFAIIGDGEMHEGQIWETLQQAGHMKMDNLVAIIDYNGFSSHDPVNEVVNLEPLADKIRSFGWHVLELHNGNDMHQVADTLMLSRHLKGKPVAIVAHTTKGSGVSYMENNGDWHSKTPTNEQYQQAMEELQ